The Roseofilum capinflatum BLCC-M114 DNA segment ATCTTGAATCTCAGTGAGCCAGTAAATCGGATGCATGGGCAGTGGCGATCGTCGGATATCTTTTGAATCTATTGTAATCGGTCTGATTTTCGATCAAAGAAAAATTACAAAACATGAGCTAATCTTGCAAATATTAAATAATTGTAACATTATCGTTCTTCTCCCTCCATTTGAGATTAAAGCTTAGAGAAGCAGTGTTTTATGGGAGCGACATCAACAACAAATGAGCGATCGAGGTGACAACTCAAGAATCGTCTACATCAACCCTCGATGCTATTAACCTCCAGTTAAACTCATCAATAATTCCCGTGTATCCCTTTAGTTAGGTCTCGATCCGGAAGGAACGATTAACCCCTTGAATCCATCGATAACCCTAGACTTAACTGGATATCCCGGTTGTAGGATTCCCAAAAAGGGTAAGTGACCCCCTTTTTTTAACCCAAAAATCGATCTATTTCGCCTCAAGGAGTGAGGATTTATGTTAATCAAAATTAGTCACATCGCCTTCAGCTCTCCCATACACTGGGATCTCCTGTATCCCGTTCGCCAATGGTTAAATACCCTAGAAATTGATCGGCCAAAAATTGCTCGATTAATTGTTCAACTCATCCCCGCTCAATGCCCCTTTGCGCGAGAAATTAAGTTTTTTGGACGCACAATTGCCCGCATTCCTCCCCTGTGCAAACTCAATCCCCTATATGATGAGCTGATGAGTCTCCGGTTCCGTTGTCTGTCCTTTCTTGCCGACGAGTGTGGTGAAGATATCGGAGCTTATATCTGAAGACTCCATCATCGAACAGAACCCCAATCTGAAGAGGAGTAGAGACAACCAGTTGGTGTAACTCCTCTTCAGATTTCAGCAGCTATGTTACTATCTTGGTGGTTCGATCGAGCTAAGAACAGGGCGATCGCAGCCGGTGGAGGAGTAGACAGGAGTGCAACATACCATGTCACGGGGAAATGAGGATGTGAAAGAAGAGATTAAAGAACCACATAATCCACTCCAACCCATTCGCATTGGAGTCATTGGTGTGGGTCATATGGGCCAACATCACACCCGCGTTTTAAGTTTGCTCAAAGACGTACACCTGATTGGCATCTCCGACGTAGACATCGAACGAGGGCTAGATACAGCCGGCAAATATCGCATCCGCTTCTTCGAGAACTATCACGACCTTCTCCCCCACATCGATGCTGTCTGTGTTGCTGTTCCCACCCGTCTCCACCATGAAGTTGGCACTGCCTGCTTGGAAGCTGGAGTCCATGTCCTGATTGAAAAACCCATCGCTGCCAGCATCGAAGAAGCCGAAAATTTAGTCAACCTGGCAGCCGAATGTAACTGTATTCTCCAAGTCGGCCATATTGAACGCTTTAACCCCGCCTTTCAAGAACTGAGCAAAGTCCTCAAAACTGAGGAAATCCTGGCCCTAGAAGCCCATCGCATGAGTCCCTATTCTAACCGGGCCAATGATGTGTCGGTGGTTTTGGACTTGATGATTCATGATATTGATTTGCTCCTAGAATTGGCCGCTGCTCCTGTGAAAAAGCTAACGGCCAGTGGGAATAGAGCCTCAGATTCTGGGTATTTAGATTATGTCACTGCAACTCTAGGCTTTGAAAATGGCATTATTGCTACTCTGACTGCCAGTAAAGTCACTCATTGCAAAATCCGCCGCATTGCTGCCCATTGCAAGAATTCGCTCACAGAAGCCGATTTTCTCAACAATGAAATTTTGATCCATCGCCAAACCACTGCCAACTATCGCACCGAGTATGGTCAGGTGCTGTATCGTCAGGATGGATTAATTGAAAAGGTTTATACCAGTAATATAGAGCCTCTTCATGCTGAGTTGGAGCATTTTGTCACCTGTGTACGGGGTGGAGACCAACCTTCAGTCGGCGGCGAACAAGCCTTGAGAGCCTTGCGGTTAGCTAGTTCGATTGAGCATATGGCTCTAGAGGGTCAATCTTGGCAGGGTTTAGACTCTCAATCCTCCCATAATCTCCATTCTTCCATTGTTATTGTTTAGGGGAAGCGCCGGGAAACTGCGGAGGTGGCGATCGCCCCATTATTGCCGCCAAAGGCAAAACTTAGACATAAACAGTGTTGGATACACTGAGAATGGGCAGCACGAACCAAGTTGAGATTAAACTCTGGCTCTCTTAATCCGACACAAGGGGGTAAGATTTGATGCTTAAGTGCCATTAGGGAAAAGGCGATGCCCAAGGCTCCAGATGCGCCGAGAGTATGGCCGGTTGCGCCTTTGGTGGAACTGATGGGAACGGTGGGGGGAAAGAGATGCTGGATCAGGCGGCTTTCGGCGGCATCATTTAAGGCGGTGCTGGTTCCGTGGGCGTGAATGTAATCGATCGCCCTTGGAGTTAAGCCGGATCGCTCTAAGCAGGTTTTAATGGCGATCGCCGCACTGGTGCGATCGGGTTTGGGGGCGCTCACATGGTAGGCATCGCTGGTAAAGGCAGCTCCCAGAATTTGACCGTAGATGGAGGCTTGGCGCTGCTGGGCGGACTCTAGGGACTCTAGGAGCAGAAACGCGCCCCCTTCCCCTAAAACTAAGCCTTCGCGATCGCGGTCAAAGGGATAACATCCGGTTTTGGCTAAGGCTCCCATTTGCGTAAATCCGGCTAGGGTTAAGGGGGTAATGGGGGCTTCAATGGCTCCCGCTAACACCTGTTGAGCATAACCGGTGCGAATCAGTTCATAACCTTGGGCGATCGCCCACATGCCCGTATTACAAGCATTCATGGGCGCTTGAACAATGCTTTGACTCCCGGTGAGTTGAGCCGCCATTCGCGCTGGCAGATCGGGCAAATAGTCGAGACAATCGGATAAATTGGGATGGCCGGTCAAAAACCGATCGGCGATCGCCTCCCAACTCCCTTGATCGCTACGACTCGATCCAATCACCATCGCCAAATCGGGTAAAGGAGGAGTCATCCCCGCATCCTGTAAGGTATCGAGAACTAACTGACGAGTCAGATCCCGCAAATTGGCCGGGGAATCGCCAATCATGGCTAGAGGACGAGGTTTGAGTTCGGGGAAGGGTTGAGCTGTGGCGATCGCCGATTCTCCCTTGAGTAACTTCTCCCAAGTGCGATCTCTAGTTCCCAACGCCGAGACTAAACCCAATCCAGTAACAACAACCACTGTCATAATATCGAAAACGACTCTATCGCCACTTAACCTTATGTCTGGTATTTATGATAATTGTGATTTTCCCTTACTGCCCCAACTCCAGCAGGTCTTGCAGCAAGCCTATCGGGCCGATTTCTGTGTCGGCTATTTTAACCTCAGAGGTTGGGGGAAATTAGAAGCCCAAGTCGAGCAATTTAGGGCTGGTGCAGGCCACAACTGTCGTTTATTAGTGGGAATGCACAAACTCCCCAACGACCATCTGAAAAGCCTTCTAGCCATTGGTCGAGGCAATCTAAAGATGTCCCAGGAGCAGACCCTGCCACTCAAAAAAGTCATGGCCCAAGAGTTTCGGGAGCAGTTGACCTATGGTGTGCCGACGACCGAGGATGAAGCGAGTCTAAAACGATTGCAGAGCCAGTTAGAAGCGGG contains these protein-coding regions:
- a CDS encoding Mo-dependent nitrogenase C-terminal domain-containing protein, coding for MLIKISHIAFSSPIHWDLLYPVRQWLNTLEIDRPKIARLIVQLIPAQCPFAREIKFFGRTIARIPPLCKLNPLYDELMSLRFRCLSFLADECGEDIGAYI
- a CDS encoding Gfo/Idh/MocA family protein, which translates into the protein MSRGNEDVKEEIKEPHNPLQPIRIGVIGVGHMGQHHTRVLSLLKDVHLIGISDVDIERGLDTAGKYRIRFFENYHDLLPHIDAVCVAVPTRLHHEVGTACLEAGVHVLIEKPIAASIEEAENLVNLAAECNCILQVGHIERFNPAFQELSKVLKTEEILALEAHRMSPYSNRANDVSVVLDLMIHDIDLLLELAAAPVKKLTASGNRASDSGYLDYVTATLGFENGIIATLTASKVTHCKIRRIAAHCKNSLTEADFLNNEILIHRQTTANYRTEYGQVLYRQDGLIEKVYTSNIEPLHAELEHFVTCVRGGDQPSVGGEQALRALRLASSIEHMALEGQSWQGLDSQSSHNLHSSIVIV
- a CDS encoding beta-ketoacyl-ACP synthase, with the protein product MTVVVVTGLGLVSALGTRDRTWEKLLKGESAIATAQPFPELKPRPLAMIGDSPANLRDLTRQLVLDTLQDAGMTPPLPDLAMVIGSSRSDQGSWEAIADRFLTGHPNLSDCLDYLPDLPARMAAQLTGSQSIVQAPMNACNTGMWAIAQGYELIRTGYAQQVLAGAIEAPITPLTLAGFTQMGALAKTGCYPFDRDREGLVLGEGGAFLLLESLESAQQRQASIYGQILGAAFTSDAYHVSAPKPDRTSAAIAIKTCLERSGLTPRAIDYIHAHGTSTALNDAAESRLIQHLFPPTVPISSTKGATGHTLGASGALGIAFSLMALKHQILPPCVGLREPEFNLNLVRAAHSQCIQHCLCLSFAFGGNNGAIATSAVSRRFP